From Streptomyces sp. TLI_053, a single genomic window includes:
- the metG gene encoding methionine--tRNA ligase encodes MAATADHSTTGGTTPAYYVTTPIYYVNDRPHLGHAYTTVAGDVLTRWHRQRGERVWYLTGTDEHGQKILRTAEANGVTPQEWCDKLVEEAWKPLWQHLEIANDDFVRTTQERHTARVQEFVQDLYDKGEIYKGGYSGPYCVGCEEYKLPAELLDGATEGEKLCPIHKKPVEWLEEENYFFRLSAYGPKLLEFYAENPGFIAPETARNEVLRFVEQGLQDLSISRSTFDWGVPLPWDDKHVLYVWVDALQNYITAAGYGADPERFAELWPASVHLVGKDILRFHAVIWPAMLMAAGLPLPKRVVANGWLMVGGEKMSKSNLTGIAPTDLTSHFGVDAYRYYFLRAIPFGTDGSFSWEDFTARYTSELANDFGNLASRVAAMVGKYFDGVLPAAAAPGAAEQAVAEGLAAAVATADRKIGEELDFAGGLAAIFEFVKQVNGYLTEQEPWKVAKDDSAEGRDRLATILYTAAESLRATAVLLNPVMPATAEKLWESLGAAEGLGALAGQTVAQAAQWGLLPVGATVTKGEILFPRLEEKPAA; translated from the coding sequence ATGGCGGCCACTGCAGACCACAGCACCACCGGGGGCACCACTCCCGCGTACTACGTCACCACCCCGATCTACTACGTCAACGATCGCCCCCACCTGGGCCACGCGTACACCACCGTGGCGGGCGACGTGCTGACCCGCTGGCACCGCCAGCGCGGCGAGCGGGTGTGGTACCTGACCGGCACCGACGAGCACGGTCAGAAGATCCTGCGCACCGCGGAGGCCAACGGCGTCACCCCGCAGGAGTGGTGCGACAAGCTGGTCGAGGAGGCCTGGAAGCCGCTCTGGCAGCACCTGGAGATCGCCAACGACGACTTCGTCCGCACCACCCAGGAGCGCCACACCGCCCGGGTGCAGGAGTTCGTCCAGGACCTGTACGACAAGGGCGAGATCTACAAGGGCGGTTACTCCGGCCCGTACTGCGTCGGCTGCGAGGAGTACAAGCTCCCCGCCGAACTGCTCGACGGTGCCACCGAGGGCGAGAAGCTCTGCCCGATCCACAAGAAGCCGGTCGAGTGGCTGGAGGAGGAGAACTACTTCTTCCGCCTCTCCGCGTACGGCCCGAAGCTGCTGGAGTTCTACGCCGAGAACCCCGGCTTCATCGCCCCCGAGACGGCCCGCAACGAGGTGCTGCGCTTCGTCGAGCAGGGCCTGCAGGACCTCTCCATCTCCCGCTCCACCTTCGACTGGGGCGTCCCGCTGCCCTGGGACGACAAGCACGTCCTGTACGTGTGGGTGGACGCGCTGCAGAACTACATCACCGCGGCCGGCTACGGCGCCGACCCGGAGCGGTTCGCCGAGCTGTGGCCGGCCTCGGTGCACCTGGTCGGCAAGGACATCCTGCGCTTCCACGCGGTGATCTGGCCCGCGATGCTGATGGCCGCGGGGCTGCCGCTGCCGAAGCGGGTCGTCGCCAACGGCTGGCTGATGGTCGGCGGCGAGAAGATGTCCAAGTCCAACCTGACCGGCATCGCGCCCACCGATCTGACCTCGCACTTCGGCGTGGACGCCTACCGCTACTACTTCCTGCGGGCGATCCCGTTCGGCACCGACGGCTCGTTCTCCTGGGAGGACTTCACCGCCCGGTACACCTCCGAGCTGGCGAACGACTTCGGCAACCTCGCCTCCCGGGTGGCGGCCATGGTCGGCAAGTACTTCGACGGCGTGCTGCCGGCCGCGGCGGCGCCGGGCGCCGCCGAGCAGGCCGTCGCCGAGGGCCTGGCGGCCGCGGTCGCGACCGCGGACCGGAAGATCGGCGAGGAGCTGGACTTCGCCGGGGGCCTCGCGGCGATCTTCGAGTTCGTCAAGCAGGTCAACGGCTACCTCACCGAGCAGGAGCCGTGGAAGGTCGCCAAGGACGACTCGGCCGAGGGCCGGGACCGGCTGGCCACCATCCTCTACACGGCGGCCGAGTCGCTGCGGGCCACCGCGGTGCTGCTCAACCCCGTCATGCCGGCCACCGCCGAGAAGCTGTGGGAGTCGCTGGGCGCCGCCGAGGGCCTGGGCGCGCTCGCGGGCCAGACCGTCGCGCAGGCGGCGCAGTGGGGCCTGCTGCCGGTCGGCGCCACCGTCACCAAGGGCGAGATCCTGTTCCCGCGACTCGAGGAGAAGCCGGCCGCCTAG
- the rsmA gene encoding 16S rRNA (adenine(1518)-N(6)/adenine(1519)-N(6))-dimethyltransferase RsmA → MSTTDPTSDNNLLGAADIRALAEAFGVKPTKQRGQNFVIDGNTVRRIVRAAEVTGEDTVVEVGPGLGSLTLALLEVARHVTAVEIDPVLARHLPDTVAARMPGKADSFDLVFSDAMLVTELPGPAPTALVANLPYNVAVPVLLHMLATFPTIERTLVMVQSEVADRLAAKPGNKVYGVPSVKANWYAEVKRAGAIGRNVFWPAPNVDSGLVSLVRHDPPSTTASREEVFAVVDAAFAQRRKTLRAALAGWAGSAAGAEQALAAAGIDHKLRGEMLTVEQFAAIAEHKPE, encoded by the coding sequence GTGAGCACCACCGACCCCACCTCTGACAACAATCTGCTCGGCGCCGCGGACATCCGGGCGCTCGCGGAAGCGTTCGGCGTGAAGCCGACCAAGCAGCGCGGGCAGAACTTCGTCATCGACGGCAACACCGTGCGGCGGATCGTCCGGGCCGCGGAGGTGACCGGCGAGGACACGGTGGTCGAGGTCGGGCCCGGGCTCGGGTCGCTGACCCTCGCCCTGCTGGAGGTCGCCCGGCACGTCACCGCGGTCGAGATCGACCCGGTGCTCGCCCGGCACCTCCCGGACACCGTCGCCGCCCGGATGCCCGGCAAGGCCGACTCCTTCGACCTGGTGTTCAGCGACGCCATGCTGGTCACCGAGCTGCCCGGCCCGGCGCCGACCGCGCTGGTCGCCAACCTGCCGTACAACGTGGCCGTGCCGGTGCTGCTGCACATGCTCGCCACCTTCCCCACCATCGAGCGGACCCTGGTCATGGTGCAGAGCGAGGTCGCCGACCGGCTCGCCGCCAAGCCGGGCAACAAGGTCTACGGCGTCCCCTCGGTCAAGGCCAACTGGTACGCCGAGGTGAAGCGCGCCGGAGCGATCGGCCGCAACGTCTTCTGGCCCGCCCCCAACGTCGACTCCGGGCTGGTCTCGCTGGTCCGCCACGACCCGCCGAGCACCACCGCGAGCCGCGAGGAGGTGTTCGCGGTCGTCGACGCCGCGTTCGCCCAGCGCCGCAAGACCCTGCGGGCCGCGCTGGCCGGCTGGGCCGGCTCCGCCGCCGGGGCCGAGCAGGCGCTCGCCGCCGCCGGCATCGACCACAAGCTGCGCGGCGAGATGCTCACCGTCGAGCAGTTCGCCGCCATCGCCGAGCACAAGCCGGAGTAA
- a CDS encoding ABC-F family ATP-binding cassette domain-containing protein: MAVNLATIESVTKVYGTRALLDGVSLGVSEGDRIGVVGRNGDGKTTLIRMLAKLEEPDGGRITHVGGVEMAVLTQHDSLDPEATIRHEVIAGRADHEWLGDARIRDIVEGLFGGLDLPGFPDGLDTVIGPLSGGERRRIALAKLLLGSPDLIVLDEPTNHLDVEGIAWLAQHLQNRRSALVCVTHDRWFLDQVCTRMWDVQHGSVHEYEGGYSDYVFARAERSRIEATEEQKRQNLARKELAWLRRGAPARTSKPRYRIEAANALIADVPEPRDKSELMKFANARLGRTVFEVEDITVKAGPKLLLENVTWQLGPGDRIGLLGVNGAGKTSLLRALRDAYTSEGDIQPASGVVKVGKTVRLAYLSQEVAELDPATRVLQAVEQVRSRVDLGKGREMSAGQLCEQFGFGKDKQWTPVGDLSGGERRRLQLLRLLMDEPNVLFLDEPTNDLDIETLNQLEDLLDGWPGSMIVISHDRFFIERTTDVTYALLGDRRMRMLPNGVDEYLQRRAAMAAAAAAAAAASVASGASGAAAAGGAEDSAPALSGGDLRAAKKELQKLERQIAKLDQKESKLHAQLAEHAADFSKVAELDSELRAVRDEKEELEMTWLELAEQV, translated from the coding sequence GTGGCCGTCAACCTCGCCACCATCGAGTCCGTCACGAAGGTGTACGGCACCCGGGCCCTTCTGGACGGGGTCAGCCTCGGCGTCAGCGAGGGGGACCGGATCGGCGTCGTCGGACGCAACGGTGACGGCAAGACCACCCTGATCCGGATGCTCGCCAAGCTGGAGGAGCCGGACGGCGGGCGGATCACCCACGTCGGCGGCGTGGAGATGGCCGTCCTCACCCAGCACGACTCGCTGGACCCCGAGGCCACCATCCGGCACGAGGTCATCGCCGGTCGCGCCGACCACGAGTGGCTCGGCGACGCCCGCATCCGCGACATCGTCGAGGGCCTCTTCGGCGGCCTCGACCTGCCCGGCTTCCCCGACGGCCTGGACACCGTCATCGGCCCGCTCTCCGGCGGCGAGCGCCGCCGGATCGCCCTCGCCAAGCTGCTGCTCGGCTCGCCCGACCTGATCGTGCTCGACGAGCCCACCAACCACCTCGACGTCGAGGGCATCGCCTGGCTCGCCCAGCACCTCCAGAACCGCCGCTCCGCGCTCGTCTGCGTCACCCACGACCGCTGGTTCCTCGACCAGGTCTGCACCCGGATGTGGGACGTCCAGCACGGCTCGGTGCACGAGTACGAGGGCGGCTACTCCGACTACGTCTTCGCGCGCGCCGAACGCTCCCGGATCGAGGCCACCGAGGAGCAGAAGCGCCAGAACCTGGCCCGCAAGGAGCTCGCCTGGCTGCGCCGCGGCGCCCCGGCCCGGACCTCCAAGCCGCGCTACCGGATCGAGGCCGCCAACGCGCTCATCGCCGACGTGCCCGAGCCGCGCGACAAGAGCGAGCTGATGAAGTTCGCCAACGCGCGCCTGGGGCGGACCGTCTTCGAGGTCGAGGACATCACGGTCAAGGCCGGCCCGAAGCTGCTGCTGGAGAACGTCACCTGGCAGCTCGGCCCCGGCGACCGGATCGGCCTGCTCGGCGTCAACGGCGCCGGCAAGACCTCGCTGCTGCGGGCGCTGCGCGACGCCTACACCTCGGAGGGCGACATCCAGCCCGCGTCCGGTGTGGTCAAGGTCGGCAAGACGGTGCGGTTGGCGTACCTCTCCCAGGAGGTCGCCGAGCTCGACCCGGCCACCCGGGTGCTGCAGGCCGTCGAGCAGGTCCGCTCCCGGGTCGACCTCGGCAAGGGCCGGGAGATGAGCGCCGGCCAGCTGTGCGAGCAGTTCGGCTTCGGCAAGGACAAGCAGTGGACGCCGGTCGGCGACCTGTCCGGCGGCGAGCGGCGGCGGCTCCAGCTGCTCCGGCTGCTGATGGACGAGCCCAACGTGCTCTTCCTCGACGAGCCCACCAACGACCTCGACATCGAGACGCTGAACCAGCTGGAGGACCTCCTCGACGGCTGGCCCGGTTCGATGATCGTCATCAGCCACGACCGCTTCTTCATCGAGCGGACCACCGACGTCACCTACGCGCTGCTCGGTGACCGGCGGATGCGGATGCTGCCGAACGGCGTCGACGAGTACCTGCAGCGGCGGGCCGCGATGGCGGCGGCCGCCGCCGCTGCGGCCGCGGCCTCGGTGGCGTCCGGCGCGAGCGGTGCCGCCGCAGCGGGCGGCGCGGAGGACTCGGCGCCCGCGCTGTCGGGCGGCGACCTGCGGGCGGCGAAGAAGGAGCTGCAGAAGCTGGAGCGCCAGATCGCCAAGCTGGACCAGAAGGAGTCCAAGCTGCACGCCCAGCTCGCCGAGCACGCCGCCGACTTCTCCAAGGTCGCCGAGCTGGACAGCGAGCTGCGGGCGGTCCGGGACGAGAAGGAGGAGCTGGAGATGACCTGGCTG
- a CDS encoding Uma2 family endonuclease: MSAVREVAMTAMPIDWMYPPSQGWTYEQVRELDLPVDWELVDGAVVVRGMTKWWHDQVRDQLLIALSGVRTAPHVVNVERCVLLDEYNTAKPDVVVIDRTGLDFFELECIPPESVALAVEVVSPGSQVADRFRKPGQYADKGIPYYWRVERGIDNLPIVHEFHRDEEKGVYLPVAQHEGVLRTSVPYPVEIDLAAVVEL, translated from the coding sequence ATGAGTGCAGTGAGGGAGGTGGCCATGACCGCCATGCCGATCGACTGGATGTACCCGCCGTCCCAGGGCTGGACGTACGAGCAGGTCAGGGAACTCGATCTGCCTGTCGACTGGGAACTGGTGGACGGAGCCGTCGTGGTTCGGGGGATGACGAAGTGGTGGCATGACCAGGTGCGCGATCAGCTGCTGATCGCGTTGTCCGGTGTGCGCACCGCGCCACACGTCGTGAACGTCGAGCGGTGCGTGCTGCTTGACGAGTACAACACTGCCAAACCTGATGTTGTGGTCATCGACAGGACCGGCCTCGACTTCTTCGAGCTGGAGTGCATCCCACCGGAGTCGGTTGCGCTGGCCGTCGAGGTGGTCTCGCCCGGATCCCAGGTTGCGGACCGCTTCCGCAAGCCCGGGCAGTACGCCGACAAGGGCATCCCCTACTACTGGCGGGTCGAGCGCGGAATCGACAACCTGCCGATCGTGCACGAGTTCCACCGGGACGAGGAGAAGGGTGTCTACCTGCCCGTCGCCCAGCACGAGGGCGTGCTGCGGACGTCGGTGCCGTACCCCGTGGAGATCGACCTCGCGGCGGTCGTCGAGCTGTGA
- a CDS encoding TatD family hydrolase yields MPKKDDERSTPPPLPAPLAVAVADSHTHLDMQSGTPEEGLAKAASVGVTTVVQVGCDVPGSRWAAELAARFEQVHAAVALHPNEAPRIFLGDPDGWSGQRREPGGQAALDAALAEIDALAALPHVRAVGETGLDYFRTGPEGVEIQKESFRRHIAMAKRHGKALVIHDRDAHEDVIAVLLEEGAPERTVFHCYSGDAEMAKVCAEHGWYLSFAGPVTFKANQPLRDALAATPLDRVLVETDAPFLTPHPYRGRPNAPYLIPVTVRSMADTLGLHEDELATAIAANTARAFGY; encoded by the coding sequence ATGCCGAAGAAGGACGACGAGCGTTCCACCCCGCCGCCGCTGCCGGCTCCGCTGGCGGTGGCGGTGGCGGACTCGCACACCCATCTGGACATGCAGTCCGGCACCCCCGAGGAGGGCCTCGCCAAGGCCGCCTCGGTCGGGGTGACCACCGTCGTCCAGGTCGGCTGCGACGTGCCGGGCTCGCGCTGGGCCGCCGAACTGGCGGCCCGGTTCGAGCAGGTGCACGCCGCCGTCGCCCTGCACCCCAACGAGGCGCCGAGGATCTTCCTCGGCGACCCCGACGGCTGGTCCGGGCAGCGGCGCGAGCCGGGCGGGCAGGCCGCGCTCGACGCGGCGCTCGCCGAGATCGACGCGCTCGCGGCGCTGCCGCACGTCCGCGCGGTCGGCGAGACCGGCCTGGACTACTTCCGCACCGGTCCGGAGGGTGTGGAGATCCAGAAGGAGTCGTTCCGCCGCCACATCGCGATGGCCAAGCGGCACGGCAAGGCCCTGGTGATCCACGACCGGGACGCCCACGAGGACGTCATCGCCGTCCTGCTGGAGGAGGGCGCGCCCGAGCGGACCGTCTTCCACTGCTACTCCGGCGACGCGGAGATGGCCAAGGTCTGCGCCGAGCACGGCTGGTACCTCTCCTTCGCCGGGCCGGTCACCTTCAAGGCCAACCAGCCGCTGCGGGACGCCCTGGCGGCGACCCCGCTGGACCGGGTCCTGGTCGAGACCGACGCCCCCTTCCTCACCCCGCACCCCTACCGCGGCCGGCCCAACGCGCCGTACCTGATCCCGGTCACGGTGCGCTCGATGGCGGACACCCTGGGCCTGCACGAGGACGAGCTCGCCACGGCGATCGCGGCGAACACGGCGCGGGCCTTCGGGTACTGA
- a CDS encoding phospholipid carrier-dependent glycosyltransferase produces MNGDTAAQTPTGTDLTARGGVGGPVLADQPSPALPGPRDPAGDAADGPGGPDEPGGPAPDSPDGSIPAPPPPRPAWLRGLARFGYAPAPAATTAERLVPPMPDGPGVTPERVPPSPLLLRLGLALPAPLWSWLCRWSGWLGPLAVTLFAGVLRFADLGSPNAIVFDETYYAKDAYALWHGGYEISWPDGANEQIMSGGPVPYRSNPSYVVHPPVGKWIIGAGEQLFGMNPFGWRFAVALLGTLSVLMLARIARRLFRSTLLGCVAGLLLAVDGLHFVMSRSALLDLVVMFWIVAAFGFLLLDRDRTRARIAARLSALGDGLPDAATAHRMNLGWRPYRIAAGVCVGLTCATKWSGLYVAAAFGLLTVLWDAGSRRLAGADRPYRWTLVRDAVPAFVSLVVVPVAVYIASWWGWFASSTVPNQGGYGRDWAVGRSTDFPWIPEGLRALWHYHSTVYDFHTHLSDPHTYQSNPWSWLVLGRPVSFFYESPKQGAAGCTVNECAREVLGIGTPLLWWTGVIALVYCLWRWAARRDWRAGAVLCGLAAGYLPWFAYQQRTIFLFYAVCFVPFLVLAVTMLLGALVGPAGASRDRRIIGGTAAGLVVLLIMWNFLFFHPLYTGETIPMEDWRKRMWFNTWI; encoded by the coding sequence ATGAACGGCGACACGGCGGCGCAGACGCCCACTGGTACAGACCTCACCGCGCGGGGTGGCGTCGGCGGGCCGGTCCTGGCGGACCAGCCGTCGCCCGCCCTGCCGGGCCCGCGCGACCCGGCCGGCGACGCCGCCGACGGTCCCGGCGGCCCGGACGAGCCCGGCGGCCCCGCCCCCGACTCCCCGGACGGCTCCATACCCGCCCCGCCCCCGCCGCGCCCCGCCTGGCTGCGCGGCCTGGCCCGGTTCGGCTACGCCCCGGCCCCCGCCGCGACCACGGCCGAGCGCCTGGTCCCGCCGATGCCGGACGGCCCGGGCGTGACGCCGGAGCGGGTGCCGCCGTCCCCGCTGCTGCTCCGGCTCGGCCTCGCCCTGCCGGCACCGCTGTGGTCCTGGCTCTGCCGCTGGTCCGGCTGGCTCGGTCCGCTCGCGGTGACGCTGTTCGCCGGCGTGCTGCGGTTCGCCGACCTCGGCTCGCCGAACGCGATCGTCTTCGACGAGACGTACTACGCCAAGGACGCCTACGCGCTCTGGCACGGCGGCTACGAGATCAGCTGGCCGGACGGCGCCAACGAACAGATCATGTCCGGCGGCCCCGTCCCCTACCGGTCGAACCCGTCGTACGTGGTGCACCCGCCGGTCGGCAAGTGGATCATCGGCGCCGGCGAGCAGCTGTTCGGGATGAACCCCTTCGGCTGGCGGTTCGCGGTGGCGCTGCTCGGCACCCTGTCGGTGCTGATGCTGGCGAGGATCGCCCGCCGGCTGTTCCGCTCGACCCTGCTGGGCTGCGTGGCGGGCCTGCTGCTCGCCGTCGACGGCCTGCACTTCGTGATGAGCCGGTCGGCGCTGCTGGACCTGGTGGTGATGTTCTGGATCGTCGCCGCCTTCGGCTTCCTGCTGCTGGACCGCGACCGCACCCGGGCCCGGATCGCCGCCCGGCTGAGCGCCCTCGGCGACGGCCTCCCGGACGCGGCGACCGCCCACCGGATGAACCTGGGCTGGCGCCCGTACCGGATCGCGGCCGGTGTCTGCGTCGGTCTGACCTGCGCGACCAAGTGGAGCGGCCTGTACGTGGCGGCCGCCTTCGGTCTGCTGACGGTGCTGTGGGACGCGGGCTCGCGCCGGCTGGCCGGGGCCGACCGCCCCTACCGGTGGACCCTGGTCCGGGACGCGGTACCGGCCTTCGTCTCGCTCGTGGTGGTCCCGGTGGCGGTCTACATCGCCTCCTGGTGGGGCTGGTTCGCCAGCAGCACGGTGCCGAACCAGGGCGGCTACGGCCGGGACTGGGCGGTCGGCCGCTCGACCGACTTCCCGTGGATCCCGGAGGGTCTGCGGGCGCTCTGGCACTACCACTCGACGGTCTACGACTTCCACACCCATCTGAGCGACCCGCACACCTACCAGTCGAACCCCTGGAGCTGGCTGGTGCTGGGCCGGCCGGTGTCCTTCTTCTACGAGTCGCCGAAGCAGGGCGCGGCCGGCTGCACGGTGAACGAGTGCGCCCGCGAGGTGCTCGGCATCGGCACCCCGCTGCTCTGGTGGACCGGTGTGATCGCCCTGGTCTACTGCCTGTGGCGGTGGGCGGCCCGGCGCGACTGGCGGGCCGGCGCGGTGCTCTGCGGCCTGGCCGCCGGCTACCTGCCCTGGTTCGCCTACCAGCAGCGGACGATCTTCCTGTTCTACGCGGTCTGCTTCGTGCCCTTCCTGGTGCTCGCGGTGACCATGCTGCTGGGGGCGCTGGTCGGACCCGCCGGGGCCTCCCGGGACCGCCGGATCATCGGCGGCACCGCGGCCGGCCTGGTGGTCCTGCTGATCATGTGGAATTTCCTCTTCTTCCACCCCCTGTACACGGGCGAGACGATCCCGATGGAGGACTGGCGCAAGCGGATGTGGTTCAACACCTGGATCTGA
- a CDS encoding 4-(cytidine 5'-diphospho)-2-C-methyl-D-erythritol kinase: MTVTVRVPAKVNVQLGVGGLRADGFHDLANVFFAVALGDEVTATAGEPGTGVTLSCTGPDADAVPLDDSNLAARAARLLAAHHGLAAPDVHLHIAKAIPVAGGMAGGSADGAAALVACDALWGLGTPVGVLLELAAELGSDVPFALVGGVALGRGRGEILEPLPVAGTYHWVFAVADGGLSTPAVFRECDRLREEAGTGSSDTEVVTPDADPALLAALADGDAVALATALANDLQPAALSLRPALAATLRAGTEAGAIGALVSGSGPTCAFLAKDADGAEAVAAALRASGSCRAAHATYGPVPGAAVTAGE, from the coding sequence GTGACCGTCACGGTACGCGTGCCCGCCAAGGTCAACGTCCAGCTCGGGGTCGGCGGCCTGCGCGCCGACGGCTTCCACGACCTGGCCAACGTCTTCTTCGCGGTCGCCCTCGGCGACGAGGTGACCGCGACGGCCGGCGAACCCGGCACGGGTGTCACCCTCAGCTGCACCGGGCCGGACGCCGACGCCGTGCCGCTGGACGACAGCAATCTCGCGGCCCGCGCCGCCCGGCTGCTCGCCGCCCACCACGGCCTCGCCGCCCCCGATGTGCACCTGCACATCGCCAAGGCCATCCCGGTGGCCGGCGGCATGGCCGGCGGCAGCGCGGACGGCGCGGCCGCGCTGGTCGCCTGCGACGCCCTGTGGGGGCTCGGCACACCCGTCGGGGTGCTGCTGGAGCTCGCCGCCGAACTCGGCTCGGACGTGCCGTTCGCCCTGGTCGGCGGCGTCGCCCTGGGCCGCGGCCGGGGCGAGATCCTGGAGCCGCTGCCCGTCGCCGGCACCTACCACTGGGTCTTCGCGGTCGCCGACGGCGGCCTGTCGACGCCCGCGGTCTTCCGCGAGTGCGACCGCCTGCGCGAGGAGGCGGGCACCGGCTCCAGCGACACCGAGGTGGTCACCCCCGACGCCGACCCGGCGCTGCTCGCGGCCCTCGCCGACGGCGACGCCGTCGCCCTGGCCACCGCGCTGGCCAACGACCTCCAGCCGGCCGCCCTGTCGCTGCGCCCCGCCCTCGCCGCCACCCTGCGGGCGGGCACCGAGGCCGGCGCGATCGGCGCCCTGGTCTCCGGCTCCGGGCCGACCTGCGCCTTCCTGGCCAAGGACGCCGACGGCGCCGAGGCCGTCGCGGCCGCGCTGCGGGCCTCCGGCAGCTGCCGCGCCGCGCACGCCACGTACGGGCCGGTGCCGGGCGCGGCGGTGACGGCGGGGGAGTAG
- the rsmI gene encoding 16S rRNA (cytidine(1402)-2'-O)-methyltransferase, with protein sequence MGSVTGVLVLAGTPIGDVADAPPRLLTELAAADVIAAEDTRRLRRLTQALGVTPAGRVVSYFEGNEVGRTPELVEALLGGARVLLVTDAGMPSVSDPGYRLVAAAVAADLKVTAVPGPSAVLTALALSGLPVDRFTFEGFLPRKTGDRARQLASIAAEPRTMVFFEAPHRIAEALAAMAEAFGPERPAAVCRELTKTYEEVKRGPLGDLAAWAAEGVRGEITVVVAGAPPAAPKELGPAELARLVAVREEAGERRKEAIAAIAAELSLPKREVFDAVVAAKNAAAGGAG encoded by the coding sequence ATGGGGTCCGTGACAGGAGTACTGGTACTGGCAGGAACCCCCATCGGCGACGTCGCGGACGCCCCGCCCAGGCTGCTCACCGAGCTGGCCGCGGCGGACGTCATCGCGGCCGAGGACACCCGGCGGCTGCGCCGGCTCACCCAGGCGCTCGGGGTGACCCCGGCCGGGCGGGTGGTCTCCTACTTCGAGGGCAACGAGGTCGGGCGCACCCCCGAGCTCGTCGAGGCGCTGCTCGGCGGGGCCCGCGTCCTGCTGGTCACCGACGCCGGGATGCCGTCCGTCTCCGACCCCGGCTACCGGCTGGTGGCCGCCGCCGTGGCCGCGGACCTCAAGGTGACCGCGGTGCCGGGACCGTCCGCGGTGCTCACCGCGCTGGCGCTGTCCGGGCTGCCGGTCGACCGGTTCACCTTCGAGGGCTTCCTGCCCCGCAAGACCGGCGACCGCGCCCGGCAGCTGGCCTCGATCGCCGCCGAGCCGCGCACCATGGTGTTCTTCGAGGCCCCGCACCGGATCGCGGAGGCGCTCGCCGCGATGGCGGAGGCGTTCGGCCCCGAGCGGCCGGCCGCCGTCTGCCGGGAGCTGACCAAGACCTACGAGGAGGTCAAGCGCGGTCCGCTCGGCGATCTGGCCGCGTGGGCGGCCGAGGGGGTCAGGGGAGAGATCACGGTGGTCGTGGCGGGCGCGCCGCCGGCCGCGCCGAAGGAGCTGGGCCCGGCCGAGCTGGCCCGGCTGGTGGCCGTGCGGGAGGAGGCGGGGGAGCGGCGCAAGGAGGCGATCGCGGCGATCGCGGCCGAACTCTCGCTGCCCAAGCGCGAGGTGTTCGACGCGGTGGTGGCGGCCAAGAACGCCGCCGCGGGCGGAGCCGGCTGA